Within the Agromyces atrinae genome, the region CGCCGCGGCCCGCGAACTCGGCCTCCTCGACATCGAGGACGGCCTCGTGCACGCGGCGCTCGACCTCCGCCCCTATTCGTTCGACGACGGTGTCGGCGCGGGCCACTGGTGGCTCCTCTCCGATCTCGGGGAACTCGCACGCGGCGGCGCACTGCCCGAGGACCACGTGCTCGGCGTCGGCGGCGCGTCGATGAGTCTCAGCTCGCTCATGATCCCCGAGCGAGCGCGGCGCGTGCTCGACCTCGGCACGGGCTGCGGAATCCAGGCGATGCACGCCTCGCGATTCGCCGACGCCGTCGTCGCCACCGACATCTCGGAGCGCGCGATCCGCCTCGCACGTCTGAACCTCGACCTCAACGGCATCGAGGGCGTCGAGCTGCGTCTCGGCGACCTCTTCGCCCCGGTGCAGGGTGAGACGTTCGACCGCCTCGTGTCGAATCCGCCGTTCGTCATCACCCCGCGCATCGAGGGTGTTCCCTCCTACGAGTACCGCGACGGCGGACTCGTCGGCGACGCGCTCGTCGAATCCGTCGTGCGCGGCACCGCCGACATCCTCGAACCCGGCGGGATCGCGCAGTTCCTCGCCAACTGGGAGTACCGCGACGGCGTCGACGGGCTCGAACGCATCGAGGCGTGGCTCGAGGGGTCGGGGCTCGAGTACTGGATCGTCGAACGTGAGCGTCAGGACGCCGCCGAGTACGCGGAGACCTGGATTCGTGACGGCGGCACGCGGCCCGGCACGGAGGAGTTCGACCGACTCGCCGATGCCTGGCTCGAGGACTTCGAGCATCGCGGGGTCGACGCGGTCGGCTTCGGCTACGTGCTCGTGAGGAAGCCCATCGGGCAGCCGC harbors:
- a CDS encoding DUF7059 domain-containing protein — translated: MAPSTNDALLALRHDLEAADYRVERVDELLGEEATAALERGNRVPARRGILHREPSPLSLLVRLFLLNEPLTTEETTTAFPTLGLAAARELGLLDIEDGLVHAALDLRPYSFDDGVGAGHWWLLSDLGELARGGALPEDHVLGVGGASMSLSSLMIPERARRVLDLGTGCGIQAMHASRFADAVVATDISERAIRLARLNLDLNGIEGVELRLGDLFAPVQGETFDRLVSNPPFVITPRIEGVPSYEYRDGGLVGDALVESVVRGTADILEPGGIAQFLANWEYRDGVDGLERIEAWLEGSGLEYWIVERERQDAAEYAETWIRDGGTRPGTEEFDRLADAWLEDFEHRGVDAVGFGYVLVRKPIGQPLLRRAERVVTPLGTTPLGLHLADCLDAHDRIAGLPDAELEAVAFTVAPDVTVERHYWPGDEDPTAMILRQGGGFGRQVVAGTALTAFVGASDGDLSLGAIAAALGDLLGVDGAAVAAELVVDARELVLGGFLLPAGAVRRVDARTS